The following nucleotide sequence is from Desulfobacteraceae bacterium.
ATGACCGGGGCCATCCGCCCGGGGGACGTGGTCGTGATCCGCTATGAAGGCCCCATGGGCGGCCCCGGGATGCGCGAGATGCTGACGCCCACATCGGCCATCGCCGGCATGCAGCTCGACGGCCAGGTGGCCCTCCTGACCGACGGCCGCTTCTCCGGCGGCTCGCGCGGGGCGGCCATCGGCCACATCTCGCCGGAGGCCATGCAGGGCGGCCCGCTGGCGGCGGTACGCGAAAACGACCGGATCGCCATCGACATCCCGGCCAAAACACTCACCCTCAAGGTCCCGGAGGGCGACATCCATGACCGACTGGCGGCCTGGAGCGCACCCGCGCCCCGGATCACGCAAGGCTACATGGCGCGCTACGCCCGCATGGTGTCTTCGGCCAGCCGCGGCGCGGTGGTCCGCTGAGCCTGAACGCCGCGGGAACATCGAACCAGAAAGGAAGAAACCCCATGAAACTCACCGGTGCCCAGATCCTGATGAAAGTGCTCCAAGAGGAGGGGGTCGACACGCTGTTCGGCTATCCGGGGGGCGCGGTCATCGACATCTACGACGAGCTGGCCAAGACCGACATCCGCCACATCCTGGTGCGCCACGAACAGGGGGGCGTGCACGCCGCCGACGGCTACGCCCGCGCCAGCGGCAAGGTCGGGGTCTGCCTGGTGACCTCCGGCCCGGGGGCCACCAACACCGTCACCGGGATCGCCTCGGCCTATATGGACTCCATCCCGGTGGTGGTGATCACCGGCCAGGTGCCCACCCAGCTGATCGGCAACGACGCCTTCCAGGAGGTGGACATCGTCGGCATCACCCGCCCGTGCACCAAGCACAACTACCTGGTCAAAAACATCGACGACCTGGCCCGCATCCTGCGCGAGGCCTTTTTCCTGGCCCGCTCCGGACGCCCCGGCCCCGTCCTGGTGGACATCCCCAAGGACATCGCGCGCGCCATGGCGAGCTACAAGCTCCCCAAGAGCGTCAAAATGGCCTCCTACAACCCCACCTACAATCCCAATATGCGCCAGCTGCAAAAGGTGGTCAAACTGGTGCAGGAGGCCAAGCGCCCGGTGATCTTCGCCGGCGGCGGGGTCATCCTCTCCAAGGCCGCCCCGGAGCTGACCGCATTCGCCCGCAAAACCCAGATCCCGGTCACCACCTCGCTGATGGGGCTGGGGGCCTTCCCGGGTTCCGATCCGCTCTGGCTGGGGATGATCGGGATGCACGGCACCTACCGGGCCAACATGTCCACCGGCGTCTGCGACCTCTTGATCGCCATCGGGGTGCGCTTCGACGACCGGGTCACCGGCAAGACCGAGGCCTTTGCGGCCCAGTCGAAAATCGTGCACATCGACATCGACCCCACTTCGATCCGCAAAAATATCCCGGTCACCGTGCCGGTGGTGGGCGACTGCAAGATCTCCCTGGGGCACCTCAACCAGCTCATCGACGCCTTGGACCTGAGCGATTTAAGCGACCGGCGCCGGGAGTGGCTGGAAACGATCGACGGTTGGAAGAGCACAAAACCGCTGGCCTACCAGCAAGGCGAGGCCATCAAGCCCCAGTTCGTGATCGAAAAGCTCTACGAGCTGACCCGCGACCGGGAGACCATTATCACCACCGAGGTGGGCCAGAACCAGATGTGGGCGGCCCAGTACTACCACTTCGAAAAACCCGGACACTTCATCACCTCCGGCGGCCTGGGGGTGATGGGCTTCGGCCTGCCGGCGGCCATCGGCGCCCAGATGGCCTGCCCCGACAGCCTGGTGGTGGATGTGGCCGGCGACGGCAGCATCCAGATGAACATCCAGGAGATGGCCACCGCCGTCCAGTACGGCCTGCCGGTCAAGGTGGTGATCTTAAACAACCGCTATCTGGGGATGGTGCGGCAGTGGCAGGAGCTGTTTTACGAGTGCCGCTACGCCTGCACCGCCATGGAGCACGCCCCGGATTTCGTCAAGCTGGCAGAGGCCTACGGTGCGGTCGGCCTGCGGGCCGAAAAACCCGAGGAGGTCGAAGCGGTCCTGCGGGAGGGCCTTTTCTCGCCCCGCACCGTGATCATGGACTTCAAGGTGCAGCAGACCGAGTGTGTCTACCCGATGGTCCCGGCAGGCGCGCCGATCACCGAGATGCTGCTGGTTTAGCCGCCTGCGGCAGGCGCCAGGAAAGGAGTGACCGCCATGACCGAAGAAAATCACGTCCTGTCTCTTCTGGTGGACAACGAACCGGGGGTGCTCTCGCGCATCGTGGGCCTTTTCAGCGGCCGGGGCTTCAACATCGAAAGCCTCTGCGTGGCGGAGACCACCGACCCCGGGATCTCGCGCATCACCATCGTCACCAAGGCCAACGCCCCGGTGGTGGAGCAGATCAAAAAGCAGCTCAACAAGCTGATCAACATTCTGAAGGTCCACGAACTCACCGGCCATGACTTTGTCCAGCGCGAAATGGCGCTTATCAAGGTCACCGCTAAGCCGGAGCATCGGGCCGAAATTCTGCGGATCGTGGACATCTTCAGGTGCAAGGTGGTGGACGTCGGTCAGGAGCACTACACCATCGAGGTGACCGGCGACCAGGGCAAACTGGCCGCCATCATCAGTCTGCTGAAACCCCTGGGGATCAAGGAGATCGCCAAAACGGGGATCATCGCCCTTTTCCGGGAGCCCAAATGACCCGGCCGCGGGCCGGCCGCCGCCCCGCTTTTTTCATCCAAAACCCAAAGGAGCA
It contains:
- a CDS encoding dihydroxy-acid dehydratase, translated to MTGAIRPGDVVVIRYEGPMGGPGMREMLTPTSAIAGMQLDGQVALLTDGRFSGGSRGAAIGHISPEAMQGGPLAAVRENDRIAIDIPAKTLTLKVPEGDIHDRLAAWSAPAPRITQGYMARYARMVSSASRGAVVR
- the ilvB gene encoding biosynthetic-type acetolactate synthase large subunit, with product MKLTGAQILMKVLQEEGVDTLFGYPGGAVIDIYDELAKTDIRHILVRHEQGGVHAADGYARASGKVGVCLVTSGPGATNTVTGIASAYMDSIPVVVITGQVPTQLIGNDAFQEVDIVGITRPCTKHNYLVKNIDDLARILREAFFLARSGRPGPVLVDIPKDIARAMASYKLPKSVKMASYNPTYNPNMRQLQKVVKLVQEAKRPVIFAGGGVILSKAAPELTAFARKTQIPVTTSLMGLGAFPGSDPLWLGMIGMHGTYRANMSTGVCDLLIAIGVRFDDRVTGKTEAFAAQSKIVHIDIDPTSIRKNIPVTVPVVGDCKISLGHLNQLIDALDLSDLSDRRREWLETIDGWKSTKPLAYQQGEAIKPQFVIEKLYELTRDRETIITTEVGQNQMWAAQYYHFEKPGHFITSGGLGVMGFGLPAAIGAQMACPDSLVVDVAGDGSIQMNIQEMATAVQYGLPVKVVILNNRYLGMVRQWQELFYECRYACTAMEHAPDFVKLAEAYGAVGLRAEKPEEVEAVLREGLFSPRTVIMDFKVQQTECVYPMVPAGAPITEMLLV
- the ilvN gene encoding acetolactate synthase small subunit: MTEENHVLSLLVDNEPGVLSRIVGLFSGRGFNIESLCVAETTDPGISRITIVTKANAPVVEQIKKQLNKLINILKVHELTGHDFVQREMALIKVTAKPEHRAEILRIVDIFRCKVVDVGQEHYTIEVTGDQGKLAAIISLLKPLGIKEIAKTGIIALFREPK